Within Actinomycetota bacterium, the genomic segment TCGATCTCCTCGAGCGTGAGGATGTGCTCGTGCGGGAGCTGCTCGACGCCGCCTTCCGGCATGCAGTACACGCAGCGCAGGTTGCAGCGGTCCGTGAGCGAGATCCGCAGGTAGTCGATGCGGCGCCCGTGCGTGTCGGTGGCCACGGCTACGCACCGCCCATCAGGTACCGCCGCGCTACGAAGTCGGCCACGCCCGCGTGGTCGTCGAGTTCGAAGCGCGGCACGCCGGCAGGCGCGAGCGCCGGGTTGTCCGTGACCAGCGCGACCAGTTCCTCGGGCGCGGAGACGATCGACTCCGACCGCTCGAGGCGCGAGACCTCGATACGCTCGGCCGCGAGCGTCTTGAAGCCTTCGGCGATGAGGATGTCGGCGTACGGCGCGGCGGCTTCCGCGATCTCCTCGAGCGTCAGCTCACGTTCGAGCGAGCGGACCGTCTGGAGCGAGTGCGCCGATGAGACCATCGCCAGCACCGAGCCGGCCTTGCGGTGGCGCCAGGAGTCCTTGCCCGGCACGTCGAGCTCGTCGTCGTGCGTGTGGCGTTTGACGGTCGCGACGCGCACGCCGCGCTCGGTGAGCGCCGCGATCACGCCCTCGACCAGCGTCGTCTTGCCCGAGTCGGACTTGCCGACGAAGGCGACGATGGGTATGCGCGGGATGCCGGTCACGCGCGCGCGGAGCCTAGAAGCAGCCCAGGTCGCAGTTGTGGACGCGGACGCCGACCTCGTCGGCGGCGGCGCCGGCGACCTTGTACGGCACGCCCATGTCCTCGGCGAGCTTGCGCAGGACGGGGCAGGTCACCTTCCCGTCGACGCCCTTGGTGCGGACCGCCTCGCGCAGCTCGTCGGTCACGGC encodes:
- the mobB gene encoding molybdopterin-guanine dinucleotide biosynthesis protein B, whose translation is MTGIPRIPIVAFVGKSDSGKTTLVEGVIAALTERGVRVATVKRHTHDDELDVPGKDSWRHRKAGSVLAMVSSAHSLQTVRSLERELTLEEIAEAAAPYADILIAEGFKTLAAERIEVSRLERSESIVSAPEELVALVTDNPALAPAGVPRFELDDHAGVADFVARRYLMGGA